A single region of the Rattus rattus isolate New Zealand chromosome 8, Rrattus_CSIRO_v1, whole genome shotgun sequence genome encodes:
- the Isl2 gene encoding insulin gene enhancer protein ISL-2 encodes MVDIIFHYPFLGAMGDHSKKKPGTAMCVGCGSQIHDQFILRVSPDLEWHAACLKCAECSQYLDETCTCFVRDGKTYCKRDYVRLFGIKCAQCQVGFSSSDLVMRARDSVYHIECFRCSVCSRQLLPGDEFSLREHELLCRADHGLLLERAAAGSPRSPGPLPGARGLHLPDAGSGRQSSLRTHVHKQAEKTTRVRTVLNEKQLHTLRTCYAANPRPDALMKEQLVEMTGLSPRVIRVWFQNKRCKDKKKSILMKQLQQQQHSDKASLQGLTGTPLVAGSPIRHENAVQGSAVEVQTYQPPWKALSEFALQSDLDQPAFQQLVSFSESGSLGNSSGSDVTSLSSQLPDTPNSMVPSPVET; translated from the exons ATGGTggatattatttttcattatcctTTTCTGGGTGCTATGGGGGATCATTCCAAGA AGAAGCCCGGGACGGCCATGTGCGTGGGCTGCGGGAGTCAGATCCACGACCAGTTTATCCTTCGGGTGTCGCCCGACCTCGAGTGGCACGCCGCCTGCCTCAAGTGCGCTGAGTGCAGCCAGTATCTGGATGAGACGTGCACGTGCTTCGTGAGAGACGGGAAAACGTACTGCAAGCGGGACTACGTCAG GCTGTTCGGCATCAAGTGTGCCCAGTGTCAGGTGGGCTTCAGCAGCAGTGACCTGGTGATGCGGGCGCGGGACAGCGTGTACCACATCGAGTGCTTCCGCTGCTCCGTGTGCAGCCGCCAGCTGCTCCCTGGAGACGAGTTCTCGCTGAGGGAGCACGAGCTGCTCTGCCGAGCCGACCACGGCCTCCTGCTGGAGCGCGCTGCGGCCGGCAGCCCGCGCAGCCCTGGCCCGCTCCCCGGCGCCCGCGGCCTGCATCTGCCAG ACGCCGGGTCCGGACGACAGTCCTCACTGCGTACGCACGTGCACAAGCAGGCGGAGAAGACAACCCGGGTGCGGACTGTGCTCAACGAGAAGCAACTGCACACCCTGCGGACATGCTACGCCGCCAACCCGCGGCCTGACGCGCTCATGAAGGAGCAGCTGGTAGAGATGACCGGCTTGAGCCCGCGGGTCATCCGTGTGTGGTTTCAGAACAAGCGTTGCAAGGACAAGAAGAAGTCCATTCTCATGAAGCAgctacagcagcagcaacacagcGACAAGGCG AGTCTCCAGGGACTAACTGGGACGCCTCTGGTGGCGGGCAGCCCCATCCGCCACGAGAACGCCGTGCAGGGCAGCGCAGTCGAGGTGCAGACGTACCAGCCGCCCTGGAAAGCTCTCAGCGAGTTCGCACTCCAGAGCGACCTGGATCAACCCGCCTTTCAACAGCTG GTCTCCTTCTCCGAGTCAGGCTCCCTAGGCAACTCCTCTGGTAGCGACGTGACCTCTCTGTCTTCGCAGCTCCCGGACACCCCCAACAGTATGGTACCTAGTCCGGTGGAGACGTGA